In Euzebya sp., one DNA window encodes the following:
- a CDS encoding ABC transporter permease, which translates to MAEQTAPATADAQGVIHDIGYRHYDGPRLGRGYIRRSLFTESLRAAYGLGRSTRSKVMPMILLAVMCLPALAIVAITAVTRSDELVADYLSYQLNMQVVISIFVAAQAPALVSRDLRFGVMSLYFSRPLERPDYVLAKVGAMAAALLVLMGTPLVIMFLGALVVGLPLGDQVPDLLRALAGTALLAGILAGLGALIAAITPRRGLAVAAIVAVLVVLSGVQAVTQEIAIEQGAGEGVAYLGLLSPYTLVDGVQSGLLGATSSLPVPPGAGSLVFLGVGLLLVGGSIAALLARYRSVSVS; encoded by the coding sequence GCCCCCGCCACCGCCGACGCCCAGGGCGTCATCCACGACATCGGCTACCGGCACTACGACGGCCCGCGGCTCGGCCGCGGCTACATCCGCCGGTCGTTGTTCACCGAGAGCCTCCGCGCCGCCTACGGGCTCGGTCGCAGCACCCGGTCGAAGGTCATGCCGATGATCCTGCTGGCGGTGATGTGCCTCCCCGCCCTCGCGATCGTCGCGATCACCGCCGTCACCCGGTCCGACGAGCTCGTCGCCGACTACCTGTCCTACCAGCTCAACATGCAGGTGGTCATCTCGATCTTCGTCGCGGCCCAGGCGCCGGCGCTCGTGTCCCGCGACCTCCGCTTCGGGGTCATGTCGCTGTACTTCTCCCGACCGCTCGAACGCCCCGACTACGTCCTCGCGAAGGTCGGTGCCATGGCCGCCGCGCTGCTGGTGCTCATGGGCACGCCGCTGGTGATCATGTTCCTCGGCGCCCTCGTCGTCGGGCTGCCGCTGGGCGACCAGGTCCCCGACCTCCTCCGCGCGCTCGCCGGCACCGCCCTGCTGGCCGGCATCCTCGCCGGGCTCGGCGCGCTCATCGCGGCGATCACGCCTCGCCGCGGCCTCGCCGTCGCGGCGATAGTGGCGGTCCTCGTCGTCCTGTCCGGCGTCCAGGCGGTCACCCAGGAGATCGCGATCGAGCAGGGGGCCGGTGAGGGCGTGGCCTACCTCGGCCTCCTCTCCCCCTACACCCTTGTCGACGGGGTGCAGAGCGGCCTGCTCGGCGCCACCAGCTCCCTCCCCGTCCCGCCCGGGGCCGGCAGTCTCGTCTTCCTCGGCGTCGGCCTGCTCCTCGTCGGCGGGTCGATCGCAGCCCTGCTGGCCCGCTACCGATCGGTGTCGGTGTCATGA
- a CDS encoding ABC transporter ATP-binding protein translates to MSVLTLDQVSRWFGNVVAVNDVTMSIGPGVTGLLGPNGAGKSTLINMMAGFLAPSAGTVTLDGEAVWRNEAIYTRIGLVPEQEAMYDSVSGGRFVLANAELHGLADPEAAATRAIETVHMAEFADRDIATYSKGMKQRIKVATALVHDPPVLLLDEPFNGMDPRQRLQLMDLLDEMGAAGRTILFSSHILEEVEQIAGQIQVMVAGRHAASGDFRHIRRLMTERPHRYVVRSGDDRQLAAAIIAGTGATGIELLDGTDSALHVQASDVATFTRALPRLAADHGIRLFEVSPADESLESVFSYLVARP, encoded by the coding sequence ATGAGCGTCCTCACCCTCGACCAGGTGTCCCGCTGGTTCGGCAACGTCGTCGCCGTGAACGACGTCACGATGTCGATCGGCCCGGGTGTCACCGGCCTGCTCGGCCCCAACGGCGCGGGCAAGTCGACCCTCATCAACATGATGGCGGGCTTCCTCGCCCCCTCCGCCGGGACGGTGACCCTGGACGGCGAGGCGGTGTGGCGCAACGAGGCCATCTACACGCGCATCGGGCTGGTCCCCGAGCAGGAGGCCATGTACGACTCGGTGTCCGGGGGGCGGTTCGTGCTCGCGAACGCCGAGCTCCACGGCCTGGCGGACCCCGAGGCCGCCGCGACGCGGGCCATCGAGACCGTGCACATGGCCGAGTTCGCCGACCGGGACATCGCCACGTACTCGAAGGGCATGAAGCAGCGGATCAAGGTGGCGACCGCCCTGGTGCACGACCCGCCGGTGCTGCTCCTCGACGAGCCGTTCAACGGCATGGACCCGCGCCAGCGCCTCCAGCTGATGGACCTGCTCGACGAGATGGGCGCGGCCGGGCGGACGATCCTGTTCAGCTCCCACATCCTCGAGGAGGTCGAGCAGATCGCCGGGCAGATCCAGGTCATGGTCGCCGGCCGCCACGCGGCCTCGGGGGACTTCCGGCACATCCGCCGGCTCATGACCGAGCGACCCCACCGGTACGTCGTCCGCTCCGGCGACGACCGCCAGCTCGCTGCCGCGATCATCGCCGGCACCGGCGCCACGGGGATCGAGCTGCTGGACGGCACCGACAGCGCCTTGCACGTGCAGGCCTCCGACGTCGCGACGTTCACCCGCGCGCTGCCCCGGCTCGCCGCCGACCACGGCATCCGCCTGTTCGAGGTCAGCCCGGCCGACGAATCCCTCGAGAGCGTCTTCTCCTACCTGGTGGCACGCCCGTGA